One Kwoniella pini CBS 10737 chromosome 10, complete sequence genomic region harbors:
- a CDS encoding transcription elongation factor S-II, with translation MDAATLTGLVKELNAANADGKTDEVVTILKKLKVEVEPSEDLLRSSKAGVAIGKLRSSTTSSISSLAKEIVKSWRDVIEENKKKRKRDDGDNGNGKKEEGATKRVKAESTSSAPSPAAPSPVASGSANTPEIKNESTLKKSPSPQSPQQRQPLSTIDSTRTTPRTAKTDGVDKSLRADNSDGAHDPVRDKCVVMIYDALAGDSTAQNKILTERAVGIEKHAHKATNYSTGNDYRAKMRSLFLNLKDKGNPALRNEIVLGYISTENVANMSKDEMASESVRALKEKLATENLFKAKAVGETQAETDAFKCGRCQQRKCTYYQMQTRSADEPMTTFVTCTNCGNRWKFS, from the exons ATGGACGCGGCTACTTTGACCGGACTCGTGAAGGAGCTGAACGCTGCCAATGCAGATGGAAAGACTGAT GAAGTAGTGACTAtactgaagaagctgaaagtCGAAGTCGAACCGTCGGAGGATCTTTTGCGA TCCTCCAAAGCAGGTGTAGCTATAGGTAAACTCCGATCATCtacaacatcatcaatatcaagttTAGCAAAGGAAATAGTCAAGTCATGGAGGGATGTAATTGAAGAGAATAAGAAGAAACGTAAGCGGGATGATGGAGATAATGGAAATGggaaaaaggaagaaggtgcTACGAAGCGTGTAAAAGCTGAGA GTACTTCTTCAGCTCCTTCACCTGCTGCCCCTTCACCTGTTGCTTCAGGTTCAGCAAATACACCTGAAATAAAGAACGAATCTactttaaaaaaatcaccttctccacaATCACCTCAACAACGTCAACCACTATCTACAATAGATTCTACACGTACAACACCGCGAACAGCTAAAACGGATGGAGTTGATAAAAGTCTCAGAGCAGATAATTCTGATGGAGCTCATGATCCCGTTAGAGATAAGTGTGTGGTGATGATCTATGATGCATTAGCTGGGGATAGTACGGCTC AGAACAAGATCTTGACTGAGCGTGCTGTTGGAATCGAGAAACACGCACATAAAGCTACAAATTATTCAACTGGTAACGATTATAGAGCAA AGATGCGATCTTTATTCCtcaatttgaaagataaaggtAACCCAGCTCTTAGAAACGAGATTGTGTTGGGTTATATAAGTACAGAGAATGTAGCAAATATGTCTAAAGAT GAAATGGCATCAGAATCAGTCCGAGcattaaaagaaaaattagcTACTGAGAATTTATTTAAAGCTAAAGCCGTAGGAGAAACTCAAGCTGAAACGGACGCTTTCAAGTGCGGTAGATGTCAACAGAGAAAATGTACTTATTATCAAATGCAGACTAGATCAGCAGATGAACCTATGACC ACTTTCGTAAC ATGTACA AATTGTGGAAATAGATGGAAATTCAGTTAA
- a CDS encoding mitochondrial 37S ribosomal protein mS41, which yields MFLPSLRASSSKLPVILTGQRSLSSTTRILQKAPLQASAETPTPQSLLSLIGRNADTKLEAHSESWEKLNELWMKSVKLYDVGLSHKERRYLLWAFSRYSQGSNPSSFIRPPRPPKKFRGWGPKIQHGVRIRE from the exons ATGTTTTTACCTTCACTTCgagcttcttcctcaaaaCTCCCTGTGATATTAACTGGACAAagatcattatcatctacCACAAGGATATTACAAAAAGCTCCATTACAAGCATCAG CGGAAACTCCTACACCtcaatcattattatctttgATAGGTAGAAATGCAGATACGAAATTAGAAGCTCATTCTGAATCATGggaaaaattaaatgaattatggATGAAAAGTGTTAAATTATATGACGTTGGTTTATCCcataaagaaagaag ATATCTG cTTTGGGCATTTTCAAGGTATTCTCAAGGAtcaaatccttcttcatttattaGACCTCCTAGACCACCAAAGAAGTTTAGAGG ATGGGGTCCAAAAATACAACATGGTGTAAGGATTAGAGAATAA
- a CDS encoding thioredoxin reductase — MAPIINGDHLNNVNEPKSKGEKSKKQHSQVVIIGSGPAGHTAAIYLARANLEPVLYEGMLANGFAPGGQLTTTTEVENFPGFPDGVTGTEMMDKFRAQSERFGTKIITETIARVDLTQRPFKYWTEGEEEEADFMTADTLIIATGASAKRLFLPGEDTYWQSGISACAVCDGAVPIFRNKPLAVIGGGDSAAEEATYLTKYGSHVYVLVRRDELRASKIMAKRLVSHPKVTVLWNTVATECKGDGDLLQSLALKNVKTGEESELKVNGLFYAIGHEPATSLVKSQLETDSDGYIKTIPGTSQTSIKGVFAAGDVQDKKYRQAITSAGSGCMAALEAERLISEEEAEDDEIKTEDVHVPSEGYMGADKE, encoded by the exons ATGGCACCTATAATCAATGGAgatcatttaaataatgtAAATGaacctaaatcaaaaggtgaaaaatctaaaaaaCAACATTCTCAAGTTGTTATTATTGGTTCAGGTCCTGCTGGACATACTGCTGCTATTTATTTAGCAAGAGCTAATCTTGAACCTGTTTTATATGAG GGTATGCTTGCTAATGG ATTCGCTCCTGGAGGTCAACTTACAACTACAACTGAG GTTGAAAACTTCCCTGGTTTCCCAGATGGTGTTACAGGTACTGAAATGATGGATAAATTCAGAGCTCAATC TGAACGATTCGGTACTAAAATCATCACTGAGACTATCGCCAGAGTTGATCTCACTCAACGACCTTTTAAATATTGGactgaaggtgaagaggaagaagctgatttcaTGACTGCCGATAC TCTCATCATCGCCACCGGTGCATCTGCTAAAAGACTTTTCCTTCCAGGAGAAGATACTTATTGGCAATCCGGTATTTCAGCTTGTGCTGTTTGTGATGGTGCTGTACCAATTTTCAGAAATAAACCTTTAGCCGTTATTGGAGGAGGTGATTCAGCTGCTGAGGAAGCTACTT ACCTCACTAAATACGGTTCTCACGTTTATGTTCTGGTTCGAAGAGATGAATTGAGAGCTTCTAAAATTATGGCTAAGCGATTAGTATCTCATCCTAAAGTTACTGTACTTTGGAAT ACCGTAGCAACAGAATGTAAAGGAGATGGAGATTTACTTCAATCTTTAGCTCTTAAAAATGTTAAAACAGGAgaagaatcagaattaaaagtaaatGGATTATTTTATGCAATTGGACATGAACCTGCAACTTCTTTAGTTAAATCACAATTAGAAACTGATTCAGATGGATATATTAAAACAATTCCTGGAACTTCTCAAACAAGTATTAAAGGAGTTTTCGCTGCAGGTGATGTACAAGATAAAAAATATAGACAAGCAATTACTTCTGCAGGTAGTGGATGTATGGCTGCAttagaagctgaaagattaatttcagaagaagaagctgaagatgatgaaattaaaacTGAAGATGTACATGTACCTTCTGAAGGTTATATGGGAGCTGATAAAGAATAA